In Peromyscus eremicus chromosome 2, PerEre_H2_v1, whole genome shotgun sequence, a single genomic region encodes these proteins:
- the Ccl21 gene encoding C-C motif chemokine 21: MAQTLALSLLSLVLALCVPWTQGSDGGGQDCCLKYSQRKIPYSIVRGYRKQEPSLGCPISAILFSPRKRHQPELCANPEQNWVQKLMRRLDQPLAPGQQSSGCRKNRGTHKSGKKGKGSKGCKGTEPTQNPRGP; encoded by the exons ATGGCTCAGACGCTGGCTCTGAGCCTCCTGAGCCTGGTCCTGGCTCTCTGCGTCCCCTGGACCCAAG GCAGTGATGGTGGAGGTCAGGATTGCTGCCTCAAGTACAGCCAGAGGAAGATTCCCTACAGTATTGTCCGAGGCTACAGAAAGCAAGAACCAAGCTTAGGCTGCCCCATCTCAGCAATCCT GTTCTCCCCCCGGAAGCGCcatcagcctgagctatgtgcAAACCCTGAACAAAACTGGGTTCAGAAGCTGATGCGACGTCTGGACCAGCCTCTCGCCCCGGGGCAGCAAAGTTCGGGCTGCAGGAAGAACAGAGGAACCCATAAgtctggaaagaaaggaaagggctcCAAAGGCTGCAAGGG GACTGAACCGACACAGAACCCGAGAGGGCCATAG